One genomic window of Acidovorax radicis includes the following:
- a CDS encoding universal stress protein, translating to MYKRILIATDGSPLSNIAVKHGLSLAELSGATVIALKVVPRYPRSYFEGGMPVDMTDVKRIEAQWGNAAQAMVDKIKAQGAEQGVAVKAVIAKSDLVAEAVISAAKKHKCDLIVMASHGRKGIKRLLLGSETQHVLTHSHIPVLVLR from the coding sequence ATGTACAAACGCATCCTGATCGCAACAGACGGATCACCCCTGTCGAACATCGCGGTAAAACACGGTCTGTCGCTGGCAGAACTCTCTGGCGCCACGGTGATCGCCCTCAAGGTAGTGCCACGCTATCCCAGGAGCTATTTTGAAGGCGGCATGCCCGTCGACATGACCGATGTGAAACGCATCGAAGCCCAATGGGGCAACGCAGCGCAGGCCATGGTCGACAAGATAAAAGCCCAAGGTGCGGAACAGGGAGTCGCGGTCAAGGCCGTCATCGCCAAATCCGACTTGGTGGCCGAGGCCGTGATCTCTGCAGCCAAGAAGCACAAGTGCGACCTGATCGTGATGGCATCGCACGGCCGCAAGGGCATCAAGCGCCTGCTGCTGGGCAGCGAAACGCAGCATGTGCTGACGCATTCGCACATCCCTGTGTTGGTGCTGCGCTAA
- a CDS encoding ABC transporter ATP-binding protein, with amino-acid sequence MSGADNLLQIAQLRGGYSEVDIIHGIDLTVAPGEIVTIAGTNGAGKSTLVKALLGLLPRVAGTIHLGGRDITALSAEDRFDAGLAYVPQVANVFPSLTVRENLQVVRGVANIKRRMDEVLADFPALVERLPQPASNLSGGERQQLAFARALMPSPRIMVLDEPTAALAPSLVGKVFDMVQKLPAAGVAVLMVEQRARQALQISQQGYILDQGRCVLQGSAQGLLADERMAQLYLGNH; translated from the coding sequence ATGAGCGGCGCAGACAACTTGCTGCAGATCGCGCAATTGCGCGGCGGGTATTCCGAGGTGGACATCATCCACGGCATTGACCTGACCGTGGCGCCGGGCGAGATCGTGACCATTGCGGGCACCAACGGTGCGGGCAAATCCACGCTGGTGAAGGCGCTGCTGGGCCTGTTGCCACGGGTGGCGGGCACCATCCACCTGGGTGGGCGCGACATCACGGCCTTGTCGGCCGAAGACCGCTTTGACGCAGGGCTGGCCTATGTGCCGCAGGTGGCCAATGTGTTCCCGTCGCTTACCGTGCGCGAGAACCTGCAGGTGGTGCGCGGTGTTGCAAACATCAAGCGTCGCATGGACGAGGTGCTGGCCGACTTTCCGGCGCTGGTGGAACGATTGCCTCAGCCCGCCAGCAACCTCTCGGGCGGCGAGCGCCAGCAGCTCGCCTTTGCCCGCGCCCTCATGCCGTCGCCCCGCATCATGGTGCTGGACGAGCCCACGGCGGCGCTGGCCCCCTCACTGGTGGGCAAGGTGTTCGACATGGTGCAAAAGCTGCCCGCCGCTGGCGTGGCGGTGCTGATGGTGGAGCAGCGCGCACGCCAGGCGCTGCAGATCAGCCAGCAGGGCTACATCCTGGACCAGGGCCGCTGCGTGTTGCAGGGCTCGGCGCAGGGGCTGCTGGCCGATGAGCGCATGGCACAGCTCTACCTGGGCAACCACTGA
- a CDS encoding ABC transporter ATP-binding protein, with product MTATTMLKVEAVTRQFGGFKAVDGVSLQLGAGEILGIAGTNGAGKSTLFATIAGQQPADAGQILFEGQDITRIPPYRRARLGLVRTFQIPREFKSLTVHENLMAAAANPQGERLVNAFFQTRSLREHEAQLSAKADRILQFLNLARVRDVTAGGLSGGQKKLVELGRVLMLDPRCILLDEPFAGVNPVLIEEICDRVRELNGQGIAFIVIEHHLQALKSLSNRMIVMDRGSILAEGDPHTVLDDPRVQEAYMGGVV from the coding sequence ATGACTGCAACAACGATGCTGAAGGTAGAGGCCGTCACGCGGCAGTTTGGGGGCTTCAAGGCGGTGGACGGCGTCTCGCTGCAACTGGGGGCGGGTGAGATTCTGGGCATTGCAGGCACCAACGGTGCGGGCAAGAGCACATTGTTTGCGACCATTGCCGGGCAGCAGCCAGCGGACGCGGGGCAGATCCTGTTTGAAGGGCAGGACATCACCCGCATACCCCCGTACCGCCGCGCGCGGCTGGGGCTGGTGCGCACGTTCCAGATTCCGCGCGAGTTCAAGAGCCTCACGGTGCACGAGAACCTGATGGCCGCTGCCGCCAACCCGCAAGGGGAGCGGCTGGTGAATGCCTTCTTCCAGACGCGCAGCCTGCGCGAGCATGAGGCGCAGCTGTCTGCCAAGGCGGACCGCATCCTGCAGTTTTTGAATCTGGCGCGGGTGCGCGATGTGACGGCGGGGGGCTTGTCTGGCGGGCAGAAGAAGCTGGTGGAGCTGGGCCGGGTGCTGATGCTGGACCCGCGCTGCATCTTGCTGGACGAGCCGTTTGCCGGGGTGAACCCGGTGCTGATTGAAGAGATCTGTGACCGTGTGCGCGAGCTGAACGGGCAGGGCATTGCGTTCATCGTGATCGAGCACCACCTGCAGGCGCTCAAGTCGCTGTCCAACCGCATGATCGTGATGGACCGGGGCTCCATCCTGGCCGAGGGCGACCCGCACACGGTGCTGGACGACCCGCGTGTGCAGGAAGCCTATATGGGAGGGGTGGTATGA
- a CDS encoding branched-chain amino acid ABC transporter permease, whose product MIAYLCAIGIIALIYCLLALGLNLQFGLTRLVNFGVVAFFAVGAYTSGLLALQGVPLVLCFVAAAVLSGLLALPIGLLSLRLRDDYLAIVTLGFSEAVRISIQQESWLTKGVQGLPGLPKLFASWGSGVSDMAIFATLLAVVAVVAWGTVRLAASPFGRLLKAIGDDEPALSALGKDPAWFKVQVFMLGAALAGVAGAFYAHFITFITPEQFIPLITFYVWMGLVMGGSGTVRGAVFGSLLLMVFLEGSRFAKDWVPGVSEVGMASLRLAAVGLALILVTLYKPNGLFGGKS is encoded by the coding sequence ATGATTGCTTACCTCTGTGCCATTGGCATCATCGCGCTTATCTACTGCCTGCTGGCGCTGGGCCTGAACCTGCAGTTCGGCCTGACCCGGCTGGTCAACTTTGGCGTCGTGGCGTTCTTTGCCGTGGGCGCCTACACCTCGGGCCTGTTGGCGCTGCAAGGCGTGCCGCTGGTACTGTGTTTTGTGGCGGCGGCTGTGCTCTCGGGCTTGCTGGCGCTGCCTATTGGCCTGCTGTCGCTGCGCCTGCGGGATGACTACCTGGCCATCGTGACGCTGGGTTTTTCGGAGGCGGTGCGTATTTCCATCCAGCAAGAGAGCTGGCTGACCAAGGGCGTGCAGGGCTTGCCCGGCTTGCCCAAGCTGTTTGCATCGTGGGGCAGTGGCGTGTCGGACATGGCGATTTTTGCCACGCTCCTGGCTGTGGTTGCGGTGGTGGCCTGGGGCACGGTGCGCCTGGCGGCCAGCCCGTTTGGGCGGCTGCTCAAGGCCATTGGCGACGATGAGCCCGCGTTGTCGGCCCTGGGCAAGGACCCTGCCTGGTTCAAGGTGCAGGTGTTCATGCTGGGGGCGGCGCTGGCCGGTGTGGCGGGTGCGTTCTATGCGCACTTCATCACGTTCATCACGCCCGAGCAGTTCATTCCGCTCATTACGTTTTATGTGTGGATGGGCCTGGTGATGGGCGGCTCGGGCACGGTGCGCGGCGCGGTGTTTGGCTCGCTGCTGCTCATGGTGTTTTTGGAGGGCTCGCGCTTTGCCAAAGACTGGGTGCCGGGCGTGTCAGAGGTCGGCATGGCCAGCCTGCGCCTGGCGGCGGTGGGCCTGGCACTGATCCTGGTCACCTTGTACAAGCCCAACGGCCTGTTTGGAGGCAAATCCTAA
- a CDS encoding branched-chain amino acid ABC transporter permease has translation MTWIDFVNLLINGLIEGLVVALPALAMTLVMGVNRFPNAATGDMLTTGAYAAVAVQLLGGWPLWAAALGSMVVTALVSAGSYTLIFRKLAGRPMVSSMLAAIGLGFLLRSLISFFAGHDQRTFDLPLVRAWNFGGIRILPTDLAIAAVAAACLVVVFVLIYRTSFGRQLRAVADSADLARASGIRANGLMLSLWLLVGALSSLGGVLLGMKAVVSPEMGWESLIPAFAAMVLGGIGSPVGAVLGALLLCVVQELAVPLMGPSYKLVLSFVVLALVLLVRPAGIMGRVQLVR, from the coding sequence ATGACCTGGATCGACTTTGTAAACCTGCTGATCAACGGATTGATCGAAGGTCTGGTGGTGGCACTGCCTGCCCTGGCCATGACCCTGGTGATGGGTGTCAACCGCTTTCCCAACGCAGCCACGGGCGACATGCTCACCACCGGCGCCTACGCCGCTGTGGCGGTGCAACTGCTGGGCGGCTGGCCGCTGTGGGCGGCGGCGCTGGGCAGCATGGTAGTCACCGCGCTGGTGTCTGCGGGGTCGTACACGCTGATTTTTCGCAAGCTGGCCGGGCGGCCCATGGTGTCGTCCATGCTCGCGGCCATTGGCCTGGGGTTTTTGCTGCGCAGCCTGATCAGTTTTTTTGCCGGGCATGACCAGCGCACGTTTGACTTGCCCCTGGTGCGCGCCTGGAACTTTGGCGGCATCCGCATCCTGCCCACCGATCTGGCGATTGCCGCCGTGGCTGCTGCGTGCCTAGTGGTGGTGTTTGTGCTGATTTACCGCACCAGCTTTGGCCGCCAGTTGCGCGCCGTGGCAGACAGTGCGGATCTGGCGCGGGCCAGCGGTATCCGCGCCAATGGGCTCATGCTGAGCCTGTGGCTGCTGGTGGGGGCGTTGTCATCGTTGGGTGGCGTGCTGCTGGGCATGAAGGCCGTGGTCAGCCCCGAGATGGGGTGGGAGAGCCTGATCCCCGCGTTTGCGGCCATGGTGCTGGGCGGCATCGGCAGCCCGGTGGGCGCGGTGCTGGGTGCGCTGCTGCTGTGTGTGGTGCAAGAGCTGGCGGTGCCGCTGATGGGGCCGTCGTACAAATTGGTGCTGTCGTTTGTGGTGTTGGCCCTGGTGCTGCTGGTGCGCCCGGCGGGCATCATGGGCCGCGTGCAACTGGTGCGGTAA
- a CDS encoding ABC transporter substrate-binding protein — MQRRNFVKLGGAAAALQCLPSIGFSQQGDVFRIGSLTPITGAGSPYGPGMQQAIRLAVDEVNAAGGAGGRKLELFTEDDQTKPDAAVLAAKKLIEVNKVQAVLGTWASGVTLAVMPLTDAAGLIQMNVSGAPAISTLDTKDLVWRFQATNDRFGAAFAEICTKRGFKRPATMAFNNASGLGNVEGFTKVWEKRGGKVAAHVTYEPNRPSYRSELQKILAAKPDVIVMGSYLPDTTIILREWFQSGADTKWIIPGWAANPDLVKALGAEVCEGIISVDTVSNEKSASYAQFDAAFTKATGKAASTNIYAAMAYDMVISLALAMEAAGPKATVEQINAKMRDVSNAPGTAVFTFAEGKAQLAKKAKVNYEGASSKLDFDKAGDVTPDFGVFIIEKGQLVRRDVVSITM, encoded by the coding sequence ATGCAACGTAGAAATTTCGTCAAGCTCGGCGGCGCGGCTGCTGCCCTGCAGTGCCTTCCTTCCATCGGTTTCAGCCAGCAGGGTGACGTGTTTCGCATTGGCTCGCTCACGCCCATCACGGGCGCGGGCAGCCCCTATGGCCCGGGCATGCAGCAGGCCATTCGCCTGGCGGTGGATGAGGTCAATGCCGCTGGCGGTGCCGGTGGCCGCAAGCTCGAACTCTTCACCGAAGACGACCAGACCAAGCCCGACGCGGCCGTGCTGGCCGCCAAGAAGCTGATCGAGGTGAACAAGGTGCAGGCCGTGCTGGGCACTTGGGCCTCGGGCGTGACGTTGGCGGTGATGCCGCTGACCGATGCGGCGGGCTTGATCCAGATGAACGTGTCGGGCGCACCCGCTATCTCTACGCTGGACACCAAGGACCTGGTGTGGCGCTTTCAGGCCACCAATGACCGCTTTGGCGCGGCCTTTGCCGAGATTTGCACCAAGCGCGGCTTCAAGCGGCCGGCCACCATGGCGTTCAACAACGCCTCGGGCCTGGGCAATGTGGAAGGCTTCACCAAAGTGTGGGAAAAGCGTGGTGGCAAGGTGGCAGCGCACGTCACCTACGAACCCAACCGCCCCAGCTACCGCAGCGAGTTGCAAAAAATCCTGGCCGCCAAGCCCGATGTGATCGTGATGGGCTCGTACCTGCCTGACACCACCATCATCCTGCGCGAGTGGTTCCAGTCGGGTGCTGACACCAAGTGGATCATCCCTGGCTGGGCGGCCAACCCCGATCTGGTGAAGGCCCTGGGCGCCGAGGTGTGCGAGGGCATCATCTCGGTAGACACCGTGTCCAACGAAAAGAGCGCTTCGTACGCCCAATTTGATGCCGCCTTTACCAAGGCCACGGGCAAGGCCGCCTCGACCAACATCTACGCCGCCATGGCGTATGACATGGTGATCTCGCTGGCACTGGCCATGGAAGCTGCGGGCCCCAAGGCCACGGTAGAGCAGATCAACGCCAAGATGCGCGATGTGTCCAACGCGCCCGGCACGGCCGTGTTCACTTTTGCCGAAGGCAAGGCCCAACTGGCCAAGAAGGCCAAGGTGAACTACGAAGGCGCATCGAGCAAGCTGGACTTTGACAAGGCGGGCGATGTGACGCCGGACTTTGGCGTGTTCATCATCGAAAAGGGCCAGCTGGTGCGGCGCGACGTGGTGTCCATCACGATGTGA
- a CDS encoding metal-dependent hydrolase family protein: MTSLLIENSRVLDVHALTLRTGLSVLVQDGRIAAVGTDLQVPEGTTTLDAKGMTLMPGLIDCHVHTVASSFNLGTVAKMPNVFTMLRSLPIMKGMLDRGFTTVRDAGGADWSLAEAVRTGLVPGPRIFPAGKALSQTGGHADFRQRNDVLDVCSCAYKLGNIGRVVDGVDACRLAVREEILKGATQIKVMASGGVASPNDPIGNLGYSEAELRAIVEEASNANTYVMAHAYTPRAIARAVRCGVRTIEHGNLVDAPTAQLMAEMGAFMVPTLITYEGLANEGERYGLPAASVAKIDSVRSQGKQAIEILAKAGVKMGLGSDLLAETHYLQADELRLRADVLGNGPVLLQATLIGAEILGQQGQLGEVTAGAIADILLVDGNPLTDITCLLNQGERIRAIAKDGAWVKNTL, encoded by the coding sequence ATGACCTCTTTGCTGATTGAAAATAGCCGTGTTCTGGATGTGCACGCACTCACACTGCGCACCGGCCTGTCGGTTCTGGTGCAGGACGGCCGTATCGCCGCCGTGGGCACTGACTTGCAGGTGCCAGAGGGCACGACAACGCTGGACGCCAAGGGCATGACGCTCATGCCTGGCCTGATCGACTGCCACGTGCACACGGTGGCCTCGTCGTTCAACCTGGGCACGGTGGCCAAGATGCCCAATGTGTTCACCATGCTGCGCTCGCTGCCCATCATGAAGGGCATGCTGGACCGGGGCTTTACCACCGTGCGCGATGCGGGCGGGGCCGATTGGTCGCTGGCAGAGGCGGTGCGCACGGGGCTGGTGCCAGGGCCGCGCATTTTCCCTGCAGGTAAGGCGCTGTCGCAAACCGGTGGGCATGCGGATTTCCGCCAACGCAACGACGTCCTGGATGTGTGCTCGTGCGCCTACAAGCTGGGCAACATCGGCCGCGTGGTGGATGGGGTGGACGCCTGCCGCCTGGCGGTGCGCGAAGAAATCCTGAAGGGCGCCACGCAGATCAAGGTGATGGCCTCTGGCGGTGTGGCATCGCCCAACGACCCGATAGGCAACCTGGGTTATTCAGAAGCCGAGCTGCGCGCCATTGTGGAAGAGGCCTCCAACGCCAACACCTATGTCATGGCCCATGCCTACACGCCGCGCGCCATTGCACGCGCCGTGCGCTGCGGTGTGCGCACCATCGAGCACGGTAATTTGGTCGATGCGCCCACGGCCCAGTTGATGGCTGAAATGGGCGCTTTCATGGTGCCCACGCTCATCACGTACGAAGGCCTGGCCAACGAAGGCGAGCGCTATGGCCTGCCTGCAGCGTCCGTCGCCAAGATCGACTCCGTGCGCAGCCAGGGCAAGCAGGCCATCGAGATCCTGGCCAAGGCGGGCGTGAAAATGGGCCTGGGCAGCGACCTGCTGGCCGAAACGCACTACCTGCAGGCCGACGAGCTGCGCCTGCGCGCCGACGTGCTGGGCAACGGCCCGGTGCTGCTGCAGGCCACGCTGATTGGCGCGGAGATTCTGGGCCAGCAAGGCCAGCTGGGCGAAGTCACGGCCGGTGCCATTGCCGACATCTTGCTGGTCGATGGCAACCCGCTCACCGACATCACCTGCCTGCTGAACCAGGGCGAGCGCATTCGCGCCATCGCCAAGGACGGCGCGTGGGTCAAGAACACGCTTTGA
- a CDS encoding LysR substrate-binding domain-containing protein — protein MRRLCPTISELNAFHSAAKHQAFTMAARELCVTQSAISRHIAALEDYLGQKLFIRKATGLELTEAGATYLNATRPAMAALESATAQLMSYGGDGGSLNLSVPPTFAAQWLFPRLGHFKRTLPQVSLNFVRYQHAHDFATPHEFDAAIQYGYGNWPSANARYLIGKETSIVCSPQLQAALPLHTPQDLMRATLLQHIEVPLAWQDWMEAHGLDTSASRFGPGFNLYSLIIRAAVSGFGVGIVPTCLVEDELQAGTLVEPLKDRFDSPLGYYLCAPTARTNLSVYRLVAGWLEHCCNHAEGAAATAEAGAGCIFCAPQQGVGGANAVSAGTAIVG, from the coding sequence ATGCGCCGCCTCTGCCCCACTATTTCGGAGCTGAACGCCTTTCACTCCGCCGCCAAGCACCAGGCCTTCACCATGGCCGCGCGCGAGCTATGCGTGACGCAAAGCGCCATCAGCCGCCACATTGCAGCGCTGGAGGACTACCTGGGCCAGAAGCTGTTCATCCGCAAGGCCACGGGGCTGGAGCTGACCGAGGCGGGTGCCACCTACCTCAACGCCACCCGCCCCGCCATGGCGGCGCTGGAGTCGGCCACGGCGCAGCTCATGTCGTACGGGGGCGATGGCGGCTCGCTCAACCTATCTGTGCCGCCCACGTTTGCGGCGCAGTGGCTCTTTCCGCGCCTGGGGCACTTCAAGCGCACGCTGCCGCAGGTGTCACTGAACTTTGTGCGCTACCAGCATGCGCACGACTTTGCGACGCCGCACGAGTTTGACGCCGCCATCCAGTACGGCTACGGCAACTGGCCCAGCGCCAATGCGCGCTACCTGATCGGCAAGGAAACCAGCATCGTCTGCAGCCCGCAACTGCAGGCCGCCCTGCCCCTGCACACACCGCAAGACCTGATGCGCGCCACGCTGCTGCAACACATCGAAGTGCCCCTGGCCTGGCAAGACTGGATGGAAGCCCACGGCCTGGACACCAGCGCCAGCCGCTTCGGGCCGGGTTTCAACCTCTACTCGCTCATCATCCGCGCAGCGGTTTCAGGCTTTGGCGTGGGCATTGTGCCCACCTGCCTGGTGGAAGACGAACTGCAGGCAGGCACGCTGGTAGAGCCCCTGAAAGACCGCTTTGACAGCCCGCTGGGCTACTACCTGTGCGCGCCCACGGCACGCACCAATTTGTCGGTGTACCGGCTGGTGGCTGGGTGGCTGGAGCATTGCTGCAACCATGCGGAAGGGGCGGCTGCGACTGCAGAGGCTGGGGCGGGCTGCATTTTTTGCGCGCCGCAACAAGGCGTGGGCGGCGCCAACGCCGTCAGCGCCGGTACAGCCATAGTAGGTTGA
- a CDS encoding malonate--CoA ligase, with protein sequence MSQHNLFSALRAAFPADLASTAVETTAPDGTPLFYTWHDLDRASARMANLLASLKLPEGSRVAVQVEKSVEAMVLYLATLRAGYVFLPLNTAYQSAEIEYFIGNAEPAVVVCTPGNFGWVSKIAFTLGTQHVFTLGDDRTGSLLERAAHHKDEHVPVARHADDLAAILYTSGTTGRSKGAMLTHGNLLSNAQVLKDYWGWTATGGPDGRGDVLIHALPIFHVHGLFVAIHGALINGSKMIWFAKFDPKAVIAAMPRATVFMGVPTLYVRMLAEPALNKQAVKNMRLFIAGSAPLLIETFTEWQQRTGHTILERYGMSETIMLTSNPYAADARHKGQSERRGATVGFPLPGVGLRVVDDANKPLPVGEIGNIQVQGPNVFKGYWRMPEKTAEEFTKDGWFKTGDVGKLDERDYVSIVGRSKDLIISGGYNVYPAEIEGYINEMPGVAESALVGVSHPDFGEVGVAVVIAKPGASLNPDAIVAQLKSQLANFKIPKKCFVVAELPRNTMGKVQKNLLRDQYKGLFV encoded by the coding sequence ATGAGCCAACACAACCTCTTCAGCGCCCTGCGCGCTGCCTTTCCTGCCGACCTTGCCAGCACGGCCGTAGAGACCACCGCGCCCGACGGCACGCCCCTGTTCTACACCTGGCACGACCTGGACCGCGCCAGTGCGCGCATGGCCAACCTGCTCGCATCGCTGAAGCTGCCCGAGGGCAGCCGCGTGGCCGTGCAGGTCGAGAAATCGGTCGAAGCCATGGTGCTGTACCTGGCCACGCTGCGCGCGGGCTATGTGTTTTTGCCGCTCAACACCGCCTACCAGAGCGCCGAGATCGAATACTTCATCGGTAACGCCGAGCCCGCCGTGGTGGTGTGCACACCGGGCAACTTTGGCTGGGTGAGCAAGATCGCCTTCACGCTGGGCACGCAGCATGTGTTCACGCTGGGCGATGACCGCACCGGCAGCCTGCTGGAGCGCGCAGCCCACCACAAGGACGAGCATGTTCCGGTGGCGCGCCATGCCGACGACCTGGCCGCCATCCTCTACACCAGCGGCACCACGGGCCGCAGCAAGGGCGCCATGCTCACGCACGGCAACCTGCTCAGCAATGCACAGGTGCTCAAGGACTATTGGGGCTGGACGGCTACCGGAGGGCCTGATGGCCGTGGGGATGTGTTGATCCACGCACTGCCCATCTTCCACGTGCACGGCCTGTTCGTCGCCATCCACGGCGCGCTCATCAACGGCAGCAAGATGATCTGGTTCGCCAAGTTCGACCCCAAGGCCGTCATCGCCGCCATGCCCCGCGCCACCGTGTTCATGGGCGTGCCCACGCTGTACGTGCGCATGCTGGCCGAGCCCGCACTGAACAAGCAGGCAGTGAAGAACATGCGGCTGTTCATCGCAGGCTCTGCGCCGCTGCTGATCGAGACCTTCACCGAATGGCAGCAACGCACCGGCCACACCATCCTGGAGCGCTACGGCATGAGCGAGACCATCATGCTCACCTCCAACCCCTATGCGGCCGATGCACGCCACAAGGGCCAGAGCGAGCGCCGTGGCGCCACGGTGGGCTTCCCGCTGCCAGGGGTGGGCCTGCGTGTGGTGGACGACGCCAACAAGCCCCTGCCCGTGGGCGAGATCGGCAACATCCAGGTCCAGGGCCCCAATGTGTTCAAAGGCTACTGGCGCATGCCCGAGAAGACGGCCGAAGAGTTCACCAAAGACGGCTGGTTCAAGACCGGCGACGTGGGCAAGCTCGATGAGCGCGACTACGTGAGCATCGTGGGCCGCAGCAAAGACCTGATCATCAGCGGCGGCTACAACGTCTACCCCGCAGAGATCGAGGGTTACATCAACGAAATGCCCGGCGTGGCTGAAAGCGCGCTGGTGGGGGTATCGCACCCCGACTTTGGCGAAGTGGGCGTGGCCGTGGTGATCGCCAAACCCGGCGCCAGCCTGAACCCCGATGCCATCGTGGCCCAGCTCAAGTCACAGCTGGCCAATTTCAAGATTCCGAAGAAGTGTTTTGTGGTGGCGGAACTGCCGCGCAACACCATGGGCAAGGTGCAGAAGAACTTGCTGCGGGATCAGTACAAGGGGTTGTTTGTTTAA
- a CDS encoding enoyl-CoA hydratase/isomerase family protein, whose translation MVAEVVAARAAGEAGDAGVVRVTLRHTGRLNAMSRAMWRQLREVFDGIQRSADVRCVLIEGEGGAFCAGGDISEYPAFRFDAAALRDFHERDVWGGLNAMLECDVPIVAHITGACMGAGVEIASCCDIRIAAHGARFGAPIAKLGFPMAPREAQLVASAVGEMTARQMLLEAATFAAPDMLARGFLSRVVPDEMVAIEALGSALRIATLAPQAARMNKQTFRALKAPLAIYGKALDAIKNIVNNPPDPYAYADSAEHREGITAFLDKRPPVF comes from the coding sequence ATGGTCGCTGAAGTGGTGGCGGCACGCGCCGCAGGGGAGGCGGGCGACGCCGGTGTGGTGCGGGTCACCCTGCGCCACACCGGGCGCTTGAACGCCATGTCACGCGCCATGTGGCGCCAGCTGCGCGAGGTGTTTGACGGCATCCAGCGCAGCGCTGATGTGCGCTGCGTGCTGATCGAAGGCGAGGGCGGGGCGTTCTGCGCGGGGGGCGATATCTCCGAATACCCCGCATTCCGTTTTGACGCCGCTGCGCTGCGCGACTTTCATGAGCGGGACGTCTGGGGCGGCCTGAACGCCATGCTGGAGTGTGATGTGCCCATCGTCGCGCACATCACCGGTGCCTGCATGGGCGCGGGTGTCGAGATCGCCAGCTGCTGCGACATCCGCATCGCTGCCCATGGGGCCCGGTTTGGCGCGCCCATTGCCAAGCTGGGTTTCCCCATGGCACCACGCGAGGCCCAACTGGTGGCCAGCGCGGTAGGGGAGATGACCGCACGCCAGATGCTGCTGGAGGCCGCCACCTTTGCCGCCCCGGACATGCTGGCGCGCGGGTTTCTGAGCCGCGTGGTGCCCGATGAGATGGTCGCCATCGAGGCCCTGGGCAGTGCGCTGCGCATTGCCACCCTGGCGCCACAGGCCGCCCGCATGAATAAACAGACATTTAGAGCATTAAAAGCGCCTCTAGCGATTTATGGTAAAGCGCTAGATGCTATAAAAAACATAGTAAATAATCCGCCGGATCCCTACGCCTATGCGGATAGCGCGGAGCATCGAGAGGGCATTACGGCGTTTCTCGACAAGCGCCCGCCCGTGTTCTGA
- a CDS encoding Bug family tripartite tricarboxylate transporter substrate binding protein, which produces MKDNLRINERALMQRRSVLLGAAAAGLGLPGGSALAQASAWPTKPVNLVVPFPAGGGTDAFARPLAAQFSKATGKTLIIDNRGGAGGTVGASYAAKAHPDGYTLFMGAVHHAIAPSMYPKLDYDLEKDFIPLFLLANVPQVLVINPKAVPVTNFKQFMDHVKRNPGKLNYGSAGAGTSHHLAGELFKQQANVFITHIPYRGAGPALQDLIGGQVDMMFDGLGSSATHIKAGRIKALMVSGTKRNPAFPDVPCAAEVGLPDYTVTTWYGLWAPKGTPADVQARIVDEVRKLGASEELKTIWASNGAEYGGMTQPQFAAMVSSEVKRWAAVVKASGAKLD; this is translated from the coding sequence ATGAAAGACAACCTGCGAATCAACGAACGAGCGCTGATGCAACGCCGCAGTGTGCTGTTGGGTGCTGCAGCGGCAGGGCTGGGGTTGCCAGGCGGCAGCGCTCTGGCGCAGGCCTCGGCATGGCCCACCAAGCCGGTCAATCTGGTGGTGCCGTTCCCCGCTGGCGGTGGGACCGATGCCTTTGCGCGGCCGCTGGCGGCGCAGTTTTCCAAGGCCACGGGCAAGACGCTGATCATCGACAACCGGGGCGGGGCCGGGGGCACGGTGGGCGCAAGCTATGCCGCCAAGGCACACCCCGATGGCTACACACTGTTCATGGGCGCGGTGCACCACGCCATCGCCCCGTCGATGTACCCCAAGCTCGACTACGACCTTGAAAAGGACTTCATTCCGCTGTTCTTGCTGGCCAACGTGCCACAGGTCTTGGTGATCAACCCCAAGGCCGTGCCCGTGACGAACTTCAAGCAGTTCATGGACCATGTGAAGCGCAATCCGGGCAAGCTCAATTACGGCTCGGCGGGCGCGGGCACATCGCACCATCTGGCGGGTGAGCTGTTCAAGCAGCAGGCCAATGTCTTCATCACCCATATCCCCTACCGGGGTGCGGGCCCGGCGCTGCAGGATTTGATCGGTGGCCAGGTCGACATGATGTTTGACGGCCTGGGTTCGTCGGCCACGCACATCAAGGCCGGGCGCATCAAGGCACTCATGGTCTCGGGCACCAAGCGCAACCCGGCGTTCCCGGACGTGCCCTGCGCGGCCGAGGTCGGCCTGCCCGACTACACCGTCACCACCTGGTATGGCCTGTGGGCGCCCAAGGGCACGCCTGCCGACGTGCAGGCACGCATCGTGGACGAGGTGCGCAAGCTCGGTGCTTCGGAAGAACTCAAAACCATCTGGGCGAGCAACGGGGCCGAATACGGCGGCATGACGCAGCCACAGTTCGCCGCCATGGTCAGCAGCGAGGTCAAGCGCTGGGCGGCCGTGGTCAAGGCATCAGGCGCAAAACTGGACTGA